One part of the Vicia villosa cultivar HV-30 ecotype Madison, WI linkage group LG6, Vvil1.0, whole genome shotgun sequence genome encodes these proteins:
- the LOC131612598 gene encoding protein ALUMINUM SENSITIVE 3-like — protein MESLLLKSMLVQNHTLQQQFPSVSMDLSWLIEFLKGMVKPVCATAVVFLAVALSFSQKLGLEVEMIIAILRAFIQLSIIGFVLQFIFNQENSGWILLAYLFMVSIAGYTAGQRAKQVPRGKYVAGASILTGTAITMFVLVALSVFPFTPRYIIPVAGMMVGNSMTVTGVTMKRLRDDIKTQINLVETALALGATPRQATHQQVKRALIIALSPVVDNTKTVGLISLPGAMTGLIMGGASPLEAIQLQIVVMNMMIGAATISSIMATYLCWPAFFTKAYQLETKVFST, from the exons ATGGAATCTCTTTTACTCAAATCCATGTTAGTCCAGAACCACACATTACAGCAGCAATTTCCTTCAGTATCCATGGATTTATCATGGTTGATAGAGTTCCTCAAAGGCATGGTGAAACCAGTTTGCGCCACCGCAGTAGTGTTTCTTGCAGTAGCCTTGTCCTTCTCTCAGAAACTCGGTCTCGAAGTAGAGATGATTATTGCTATTCTTAGAGCTTTTATTCAACTCTCAATAATTGGTTTTGTTCTGcaattcatcttcaatcaagaaaACTCCGGATGGATCCTCCTAGCATACCTTTTCATG GTATCTATTGCAGGTTATACAGCGGGTCAGCGCGCGAAACAAGTACCGCGAGGAAAATACGTAGCCGGAGCTTCAATTCTAACCGGAACTGCCATAACCATGTTCGTTCTAGTAGCACTCAGCGTCTTCCCTTTCACTCCCAGATACATAATCCCCGTCGCCGGGATGATGGTTGGAAATTCCATGACAGTAACCGGAGTAACCATGAAAAGACTCCGCGACGACATCAAAACTCAAATCAATTTG GTTGAGACAGCATTGGCTCTTGGTGCAACCCCAAGACAAGCAACACATCAACAAGTGAAAAGGGCACTGATTATAGCACTTTCTCCTGTGGTGGATAACACAAAAACAGTGGGTTTGATATCTCTTCCAGGGGCTATGACTGGTCTAATAATGGGAGGAGCTTCACCTTTGGAAGCAATTCAGCTACAGATTGTGGTGATGAATATGATGATTGGAGCTGCAACTATTAGTAGTATAATGGCTACATACTTGTGTTGGCCTGCATTTTTTACCAAGGCCTATCAATTGGAAACCAAAGTCTTTTCAACTTGA